In Zingiber officinale cultivar Zhangliang chromosome 11B, Zo_v1.1, whole genome shotgun sequence, a single window of DNA contains:
- the LOC122035105 gene encoding RNA-directed DNA methylation 4-like isoform X3: MPSQPSRNTKEFKGRSDRRSLYKPDKKHDQLRSKAIKEHEDLTRSSRFEQIWKKRGSIDEEEYSLHEKCHLYDVVRVDAEDETHQRVPKAKDAPEVDGAMLDKYLPLLREFLPQAVEEIEHYKATTEDNFVYDIYTHEVGVDTDTDNIDEYPLVQVYMEDDYDDGLSQSDYESDDSNAENNPWNDYCDEKMSEDEDENESAFTYFEDSDSNYEQKVASKEDDLDNWRWDYR; the protein is encoded by the exons ATGCCTTCT CAACCTTCCAGAAATACAAAAGAATTTAAGGGGAGATCTGACCGTAGAAGTTTGTATAAACCTGATAAG AAACATGATCAATTACGGTCCAAGGCTATAAAAGAGCATGAG GATCTCACTAGAAGTTCTCGATTTGAACAAATATGGAAGAAAAGGGGAAGCATAGATGAAGAAGAATACTCTTTGCATGAAAAATGTCATTTGTATGATGTTGTTCGAGTTGATGCTGAGGATGAAACTCACCAAAGGGTGCCAAAGGCCAA AGATGCTCCTGAGGTTGATGGTGCAATGTTGGATAAGTATTTACCACTTCTCAGGGAATTCCTTCCACAAGCAGTTGAAGAGATTGAACATTACAAAGCAACTACAGAAG ATAACTTTGTTTACGACATATATACCCATGAAGTGGGTGTGGACACAGACACGGATAACATTGATGAGTATCCATT AGTGCAAGTTTATATGGAGGACGACTATGATGATGGTTTATCACAATCTGATTATGAAAGTGATGATTCAAATG CTGAGAATAATCCATGGAATGATTATTGTGATGAAAAGATGTCAGAAGATGAAGATGAGAATGAAAGTGCTTTCACTTACTTTGAAGATTCTGACTCGAATTATGAACAAAAAGTTGCCAGTAAAGAGGATGATCTAGATAACTGGAGATGGGATTATCGTTAA
- the LOC122035105 gene encoding RNA-directed DNA methylation 4-like isoform X2, protein MPSGWRLMKGHIKKYSWVLEISPYLIAAQEKQPSRNTKEFKGRSDRRSLYKPDKKHDQLRSKAIKEHEDLTRSSRFEQIWKKRGSIDEEEYSLHEKCHLYDVVRVDAEDETHQRVPKAKDAPEVDGAMLDKYLPLLREFLPQAVEEIEHYKATTEDNFVYDIYTHEVGVDTDTDNIDEYPLVQVYMEDDYDDGLSQSDYESDDSNAENNPWNDYCDEKMSEDEDENESAFTYFEDSDSNYEQKVASKEDDLDNWRWDYR, encoded by the exons ATGCCTTCT GGTTGGAGATTGATGAAAGGCCACATAAAAAAGTATTCTTGGGTCTTGGAAATCTCTCCATATCTGATTGCGGCACAGGAAAAG CAACCTTCCAGAAATACAAAAGAATTTAAGGGGAGATCTGACCGTAGAAGTTTGTATAAACCTGATAAG AAACATGATCAATTACGGTCCAAGGCTATAAAAGAGCATGAG GATCTCACTAGAAGTTCTCGATTTGAACAAATATGGAAGAAAAGGGGAAGCATAGATGAAGAAGAATACTCTTTGCATGAAAAATGTCATTTGTATGATGTTGTTCGAGTTGATGCTGAGGATGAAACTCACCAAAGGGTGCCAAAGGCCAA AGATGCTCCTGAGGTTGATGGTGCAATGTTGGATAAGTATTTACCACTTCTCAGGGAATTCCTTCCACAAGCAGTTGAAGAGATTGAACATTACAAAGCAACTACAGAAG ATAACTTTGTTTACGACATATATACCCATGAAGTGGGTGTGGACACAGACACGGATAACATTGATGAGTATCCATT AGTGCAAGTTTATATGGAGGACGACTATGATGATGGTTTATCACAATCTGATTATGAAAGTGATGATTCAAATG CTGAGAATAATCCATGGAATGATTATTGTGATGAAAAGATGTCAGAAGATGAAGATGAGAATGAAAGTGCTTTCACTTACTTTGAAGATTCTGACTCGAATTATGAACAAAAAGTTGCCAGTAAAGAGGATGATCTAGATAACTGGAGATGGGATTATCGTTAA
- the LOC122035105 gene encoding RNA-directed DNA methylation 4-like isoform X1, producing MAPPSITGKSPPLSLITGKPSPLSLITEKPVIVRVKRKAFQAKLDAFWLEIDERPHKKVFLGLGNLSISDCGTGKVLNELASKKILVQHLETVGHSQSVKDVLHSFLQPSRNTKEFKGRSDRRSLYKPDKKHDQLRSKAIKEHEDLTRSSRFEQIWKKRGSIDEEEYSLHEKCHLYDVVRVDAEDETHQRVPKAKDAPEVDGAMLDKYLPLLREFLPQAVEEIEHYKATTEDNFVYDIYTHEVGVDTDTDNIDEYPLVQVYMEDDYDDGLSQSDYESDDSNAENNPWNDYCDEKMSEDEDENESAFTYFEDSDSNYEQKVASKEDDLDNWRWDYR from the exons ATGGCTCCTCCGTCGATCACCGGAAAGTCTCCTCCGCTGAGTTTGATCACCGGAAAGCCTTCACCTCTGAGTTTGATCACCGAAAAGCCGGTGATCGTTAGGGTTAAGCGGAAGGCCTTTCAAGCCAAACTCGATGCCTTCT GGTTGGAGATTGATGAAAGGCCACATAAAAAAGTATTCTTGGGTCTTGGAAATCTCTCCATATCTGATTGCGGCACAGGAAAAG TTCTCAATGAGCTTGCAAGTAAGAAGATTTTGGTTCAGCATCTTGAGACAGTTGGGCACTCCCAGTCTGTCAAAGATGTGCTGCATTCTTTTCTG CAACCTTCCAGAAATACAAAAGAATTTAAGGGGAGATCTGACCGTAGAAGTTTGTATAAACCTGATAAG AAACATGATCAATTACGGTCCAAGGCTATAAAAGAGCATGAG GATCTCACTAGAAGTTCTCGATTTGAACAAATATGGAAGAAAAGGGGAAGCATAGATGAAGAAGAATACTCTTTGCATGAAAAATGTCATTTGTATGATGTTGTTCGAGTTGATGCTGAGGATGAAACTCACCAAAGGGTGCCAAAGGCCAA AGATGCTCCTGAGGTTGATGGTGCAATGTTGGATAAGTATTTACCACTTCTCAGGGAATTCCTTCCACAAGCAGTTGAAGAGATTGAACATTACAAAGCAACTACAGAAG ATAACTTTGTTTACGACATATATACCCATGAAGTGGGTGTGGACACAGACACGGATAACATTGATGAGTATCCATT AGTGCAAGTTTATATGGAGGACGACTATGATGATGGTTTATCACAATCTGATTATGAAAGTGATGATTCAAATG CTGAGAATAATCCATGGAATGATTATTGTGATGAAAAGATGTCAGAAGATGAAGATGAGAATGAAAGTGCTTTCACTTACTTTGAAGATTCTGACTCGAATTATGAACAAAAAGTTGCCAGTAAAGAGGATGATCTAGATAACTGGAGATGGGATTATCGTTAA